In Oryza sativa Japonica Group chromosome 3, ASM3414082v1, one DNA window encodes the following:
- the LOC9266588 gene encoding transcription factor bHLH144 has protein sequence MQGDPGYGYGGYGYGYGYGYGGAGYDMAGYGGGGGGYYTSDPYNAAPAAYEDPLAVAGRRQHDFPAPLTGVEFQPSDTCPKNYVIFDQTYDRSRVMFHPSLANNLGNSGGGYDHHHHCGYGGFEQDYASKSAYYGVEDDGGGGCSIRQKEDTDEIDALMSTEDGEEEDDVLSTGRTPGCRAGGSPDSTCSSGASRSDCGGGRKPEAGGGERKKERMKKMMRTLKGIIPGGDRMDTPAVLDEAVRYLKSLKVEVKKLGVRGSSS, from the coding sequence ATGCAGGGCGACCCAGGGTACGGGTACGGTGGCTACGGCTACGGCTACGGCTATGgctacggcggcgccggctacgACATGgccggctacggcggcggcggtggagggtaCTACACGAGCGATCCGTACAATGCCGCTCCTGCTGCTTATGAAGacccgctcgccgtcgctggtCGGAGGCAGCACGACTTCCCGGCGCCGCTCACCGGTGTCGAGTTCCAGCCGTCGGACACCTGCCCCAAGAACTACGTCATCTTCGACCAGACCTACGACCGGAGCCGGGTCATGTTCCACCCTTCGCTGGCCAACAACCTGGGCAactccggcggcggctacgaccaccaccaccactgcggCTACGGCGGCTTCGAGCAGGACTACGCCAGCAAGAGCGCCTACTATGGcgtcgaggacgacggcggcggcgggtgctcGATCCGGCAGAAGGAGGACACCGACGAGATCGACGCGCTGATGAGcacggaggacggcgaggaggaggacgacgtcCTGAGCACGGGCCGCACGCCTGGGTGCCGGGCCGGGGGCTCGCCGGACTCCACGTGCTCGTCCGGCGCGTCCAGGTCcgactgcggcggcgggcggaagcccgaggccggcggcggcgagaggaagaaggagcggatgaagaagatgatgcgGACTCTCAAGGGGATCATCCCCGGCGGCGACAGGATGGACACCCCCGCCGTCCTCGACGAGGCCGTCCGCTACCTCAAGTCGCTCAAGGTGGAGGTCAAGAAGCTCGGCGTGCGTGGCTCAAGCAGCTAG